A portion of the Lolium rigidum isolate FL_2022 chromosome 1, APGP_CSIRO_Lrig_0.1, whole genome shotgun sequence genome contains these proteins:
- the LOC124695002 gene encoding protein FAR1-RELATED SEQUENCE 5-like: MEFSSSEEDGLVEDFIDVEDDTGTADADQAVVTSQTNCIDHSDGSMLTPGDELLVAADELVKNGEPCLGMEFESDAAARAFYSAYALRLGFGIRVARSRTERRKGIEVLVTKRFVCMKEGHHKKNDVESSDKKRRKRLSIRDGCPAMMEVVWRRQEKWVITKLVLEHTHVIVSPDKVREVQLRRLCGKEHADQLQEVRRDVFGDTDARGLFTYFMRKQSENSGFFYNIQVDSRNCLRSAVWVDARARMAYKYFGDAVYFDTTHSKNENMLPFAAFTGVNHHGDSVVFGCALVLDKTESSYAWIFDTWLTAMDKRLPFSFTTDEGRAMTEAVAKVFPQCFHRLCRWRVLSRCKTKLSDVYMRFPGLHIELKRCVNECDTMPAFDMFWGSILDRVVTDP; this comes from the exons ATGGAGTTCTCATCAAGTGAAGAAGATGGGCTCGTTGAAGATTTCATAGATGTTGAGGATGATACCGGCACCGCTGATGCTGATCAAGCTGTGGTGACTTCCCAGACTAATTGCATCGACCATTCTGATGGATCCATGTTGACCCCTGGAGATGAGCTGCTTGTGGCAGCTGATGAGCTGGTAAAAAACGGCGAGCCATGCTTGGGCATGGAATTTGAGTCCGACGCAGCTGCGCGTGCATTCTACAGTGCGTATGCCCTACGCCTCGGGTTCGGCATCCGTGTTGCCCGATCCCGCACCGAGCGGCGAAAAGGTATCGAGGTGCTCGTCACGAAGCGCTTTGTGTGCATGAAAGAGGGACATCACAAGAAGAATGATGTTGAATCTAGcgacaagaagaggaggaagcgccTCTCTATACGGGACGGCTGCCCAGCGATGATGGAGGTGGTGTGGAGAAGGCAAGAAAAGTGGGTCATCACAAAGTTGGTGCTGGAGCACACTCATGTTATTGTTAGCCCAGACAAGGTGCGGGAGGTCCAGCTCCGTCGCCTCTGTGGGAAGGAGCATGCCGATCAGTTGCAGGAGGTGCGGAGGGATGTGTTCGGTGACACTGATGCACGTGGTCTCTTCACGTACTTCATGAGAAAGCAGTCGGAGAACTCTGGTTTTTTCTATAACATACAAGTTGACAGTAGAAACTGCTTGAGGAGTGCAGTCTGGGTTGATGCAAGAGCTAGAATGGCATACAAATACTTTGGAGATGCTGTTTACTTCGACACCACTCATAGTAAAAATGAGAATATGTTGCCTTTTGCAGCTTTCACAGGCGTGAATCACCATGGTGACAGTGTTGTTTTTGGTTGTGCGCTGGTCTTGGATAAGACGGAATCTTCTTATGCTTGGATTTTTGATACATGGCTGACAGCAATGGATAAGAGATTGCCGTTTTCGTTTACAACAGATGAAGGCAGAGCAATGACAGAGGCAGTTGCCAAGGTATTTCCTCAATGTTTCCATCGGCTTTGTAGATGGCGAGTTCTTTCTAGATGCAAGACGAAATTGTCGGATGTCTACATGAGATTTCCTGGGCTACATATCGAGTTAAAGAGATGTGTCAACGAGTGTGATACCATGCCTGCTTTTGACATGTTCTGGGGTTCTATTCTCGACAG AGTTGTCACTGACCCGTAG